The genomic segment GTCCACGAGGTGAGTTTCACCCACGAGGGGTTGCGCATCTCGCCGCGGCTCCGGACCCACCCCGGGGAGTTCGTCCCCTCGGACCACATGTCGACCGGCATCCCCGGCCTCGACCGACTCATGGGCGGCGGCATCGTCAACGGCGGGACGCTCCTGCTGGAACACGACGGACAGGCCAGCCCCCACTCCATCCTGACGAACCTCATGGTGCAGGCTCGCGAGGCGGGGATGCCCATCACCATCATCCCGCCCGTCGAACTGCCGCCAAAGCGCCTGCGGACCATCATCGACGAGCGCATCGGCGATATGGAGGCGCTGCTGGCGAACGACGACCTGTTTCTCGTGGACTTTGCCAACATCTGGGAGAACACCAAGCGCAACGTGTTCAAACCGCAGGAACACGACACGGACAACCCAGCTGCCGTCTTCCGGACCATCGACGACCGCCGGGGGGACCGGCCCATGTTCAGCGTCCTCAACGTCGAGGCCCAGCTCCCGGTGCTCTCCGACGACGAGCTCAGGCAGATACGCTTCTGGGAGGAGGAGAACCTCTACCGGCCCGGCGACACGTCGATGTACATGTTCAACCCGGCCACGCTGGACGACGAGCTCGCCGCCTTCTACGAGAACGGGGCCTGGCAGACCCTGGAGACGTGGGTGACGGACAAAGGGCTCCAGTATATCGAGCTCCAGAAGTCACCGAGTGGGTTTATGGGGTCGACCCGCCTCGTGGAGTACATCGAACGAGAGCCATACATGCGAATCCAGCGACCGCCGGGCGCGGGAAGCACCGAATCGACCCTCGACGGGGGAGCGGAGTAGATGGGGTCACAGACGCCAGCCCCCGGCAGGAACGTCGTCGTCATGGCGCCGTCGCTCAGCGACGAAAAGCGGGCGACCTGTCTCGACCTCCAGCACGCCGGCCCGCCGGACCAGCTCGACGTGTTGCGCGTCGCCTACTCGGCCTCGCCGACGGAACTGGTCGCGGAGTGGCGCGACCACGGCGGGGAGCTGCCCGGCCGGATGGGTATCATCGTCGTCGGCGACCAGCCCGGCCACCGGACCAGCGACGACGACCTCCCCGAGAACGTCTTCGTCACGACGGCCAACCCGAACGACATTACGGGACTGGGGATGCGGCTGAACAACTACCTCAACGACCACGACGAGGACGCCCAGCTCGTGGTCTGTTTCGACTCGATGACGGAGATGCTGCAGTTCTCGGCGCTCCAGCCGGTGTTCAAGTTCCTCCACATGTTCACCGGGCAGCTCCGCGACGTGGACGCCGTCGGCCACTTCCATCTGGACCCCGGCGCTCACGACGACCAGACCATCAGCCGCCTGAAACCGCTGTTCGACGGGGCCGTCGACCTGACGTAGCGGCCACTTTCAGTTCCGCTCCGCCCATGGCCGCCGCTTATTCCCCGCCGGTCGGTAGGGACACGGTGCGTCCGACGGGCAGTCCCCGCGGGCGCGTCCACCATGTTCCCCGAACGCCCCGATTCGACAGTAGCGTCCGCTCGGCGTCTCCTCGCGCTGGTCAAACAGGTCGTGACGATTCTCGTCGCGCTGGCCACCTTCGCGGAGATACTCGGCTGGGTGTGACAGTCGGCGAGACCGCGGCGACGAGTCCCAGTCGCCGGCGCGCGTTGCGAGCGTCGCTACCGGGCCTGACTCGCCAGAAACCCGACCCCGGCGACCAGCACGACGACGCCGGCCAGCAACAGGTCACCCGAGCCAAACAGCGGTCCCGCCACCAGCAGCGCCCACGCGACGGCGAACACCCCGTGGGCCGTCGCGAACAGCCGCCGGCCCCGGAGCGCGAACACGACGGTCCCCAGCGCGAACGCGGCGGTGAGCGTGACCGCCGACAGCGCGACGGGACTGACGGCCAGCCCGCCGACCGGGACCGGGTCGACGACCGGCGTGACCAGAAAGAGCAGCCCCGCGAGCCCGACGAGCGTCCCGACCGCGACCGGCCCCGGTTCGAGGTCCAGCGCGGTCATACCAGCCGGTAGCGTCCGCGCGATTCCGAGGCCTCGCCGGCCCGGACCAGCTTCCGGAGGGTCTTGCGCGTGTAGTCGGCGGCGACGCCTCGCTCCGCTGCGTAGGCGACCACGTCGGCTTCCGCCGGTTCGTCGAGCTCACGCAGCGCCCCCAGTACGGTCTCCTTGCGGCTGGTCCCGCCGCCGGTCCCCCGTTCGACGCGGTCGCCGGCGGCCGCGACGGAGTCGCTGTCGATGCCGGAGGCTTCGAGGTATGTCTCGTCGTCGATGCCCGACTCCTCGACCTGACGGTCCATCTCGGCGAAGGAGTCGAGTTCGGCGAAGGCCTCGCCGTGGCCCTGCCGGTTGGCGAGCATGGAGCCCCGGACCTCCCGGGCGTGGTCCTCGTCGTCGGTCTCGACGAACTTCCGCCGTTTCGCGTGCTGGCGGCGCTGTCCGCAGCGGGGACACTGGCTCGTCTCGGGGCGCCCGGAGACGACCCAGAGGGCGCTGCACTCGCTACAGCCGACGACCGCGTACATGGTCAGGCGTTGGGTGCGTTCAGGGTTGAACGTTCGGGTCGTAGCGACGACCACGCCGCTCGCCGGCGGACAGTACATTTACACCCGACGATGGTGACGGGGAGGTATGGACTGGTCGCGGGAGTGGCTCAGCGCGCGGGCGACGATTCTGCTGCCGACGGTCGTCGCCGTGCTGTCGTTCGTCACCGGCGTC from the Halomicroarcula saliterrae genome contains:
- a CDS encoding DUF7504 family protein encodes the protein MGSQTPAPGRNVVVMAPSLSDEKRATCLDLQHAGPPDQLDVLRVAYSASPTELVAEWRDHGGELPGRMGIIVVGDQPGHRTSDDDLPENVFVTTANPNDITGLGMRLNNYLNDHDEDAQLVVCFDSMTEMLQFSALQPVFKFLHMFTGQLRDVDAVGHFHLDPGAHDDQTISRLKPLFDGAVDLT
- a CDS encoding DUF5817 domain-containing protein — protein: MYAVVGCSECSALWVVSGRPETSQCPRCGQRRQHAKRRKFVETDDEDHAREVRGSMLANRQGHGEAFAELDSFAEMDRQVEESGIDDETYLEASGIDSDSVAAAGDRVERGTGGGTSRKETVLGALRELDEPAEADVVAYAAERGVAADYTRKTLRKLVRAGEASESRGRYRLV
- a CDS encoding ATPase domain-containing protein, producing MSVPTGSETLDSILDGGLPEDRTVLVTGGPGTGKSTLAMQFLAEGLDRGEDCLFISTEQTFDELDDAFEAFAFDLRHDDLTVTSVHATPGQTVEGGDERELTLETLDGGKMLGGDYSAPFESEYITQYLERFAPADRVVLDSVSGLSVIGDDQDVFRRTLLDFIRLLNDEFGATALFTAEESQPDLTQNDVKTVAASDAVQFNTHGVLRLWRENVGGDYHRFLEVVKMRGVDHDTRVHEVSFTHEGLRISPRLRTHPGEFVPSDHMSTGIPGLDRLMGGGIVNGGTLLLEHDGQASPHSILTNLMVQAREAGMPITIIPPVELPPKRLRTIIDERIGDMEALLANDDLFLVDFANIWENTKRNVFKPQEHDTDNPAAVFRTIDDRRGDRPMFSVLNVEAQLPVLSDDELRQIRFWEEENLYRPGDTSMYMFNPATLDDELAAFYENGAWQTLETWVTDKGLQYIELQKSPSGFMGSTRLVEYIEREPYMRIQRPPGAGSTESTLDGGAE